Proteins from a genomic interval of Capsicum annuum cultivar UCD-10X-F1 chromosome 4, UCD10Xv1.1, whole genome shotgun sequence:
- the LOC124898075 gene encoding uncharacterized protein LOC124898075, producing the protein MTSNIVEYINGCLVETRELSILGFLEEVRILFAAWNYKNSEIVSYTNTTLGRRFQEILTDNGVKALRMTVKTVGSYLYSVYESGRRYIIDIDRGTCNCGQY; encoded by the exons ATGACCTCTAATATAGTTGAATATATTAACGGTTGCTTGGTAGAGACTAGAGAACTTTCTATTTTAGGTTTCCTTGAagaagttagaattttatttgcTGCATGGAATTATAAGAACAGTGAAATTGTGTCTTATACAAACACAACACTCGGGAGAAGATTTCAAGAAATTCTGACTGATAATGGGGTTAAAGCTTTGCGGATGACG GTTAAGACAGTTGGTAGTTATTTGTACAGCGTATATGAATCAGGAAGGAGGTACATTATTGATATTGATCGTGGCACGTGCAACTGTGGCCAgtattaa